The Vescimonas coprocola genome includes a window with the following:
- a CDS encoding transposon-encoded TnpW family protein translates to MENQQKDTVGLQSTEPDLLYQKPANYARRKPMEQTQQEQFIIRRIGGTTYKVRVAFSETAAETMEEKILRMIRNEGVTNDGTCGIMEAPQMSRQSERSAECA, encoded by the coding sequence ATGGAAAACCAACAGAAAGACACGGTTGGCTTACAGTCAACGGAACCGGATTTATTATATCAAAAACCAGCAAATTACGCAAGGAGGAAGCCTATGGAGCAAACGCAACAGGAACAGTTCATCATTCGGCGCATCGGCGGCACCACCTATAAGGTAAGGGTCGCATTCAGCGAAACAGCAGCGGAGACTATGGAGGAAAAGATTCTGCGGATGATCCGCAATGAGGGGGTTACAAATGACGGTACTTGTGGTATAATGGAAGCACCACAAATGAGCCGTCAGTCTGAAAGGAGCGCCGAATGCGCATGA